One genomic region from Candidatus Eisenbacteria bacterium encodes:
- the ggt gene encoding gamma-glutamyltransferase: MVPRLPASPEPAGRGAAGASRPAQPAFTRLAPAFAAASAFTRLALTFAAAAAFAAPAHAEPEGRGVASRSVVWARHGMVCAAQPLAAQAGLQILREGGSAADAAIATNACLALMEPTSCGLGGDLFAILWDPKLNKVVGLNASGRAPLGLKASMVPPDSEGTVPLRSPYAWTVPGCADGWFELHARYGRLPMERVLAAAIQYAEEGFPLSPVIASDWLRSTRVFKDKPGFAEVFMPGGQSPREGQLFRNPALAKTLRLLATGGRDAYYKGPVAEALVRYSKANGGFFASEDFERHHSTWDEPISTGYRGVTVWELPPNSQGLAALQLLNILENFNLRHLGRDNPDFWHIFVEAKKLAFADRARYYADPAFVKLPVDSLLSKAYARGRAAKIDMRHAAQGDTAGDPAALGRRETTYLCAADDSGLMVSLIQSNYTGFGSGYVVPELGFGIQNRGALFSLHQGHPNYLEPGKRPFQTIIPAFATANGKPLMAFGVMGGDMQPQGHAQVIVNLIDFSMNLQEAGDAPRFHHTDSSEPTGTVMRKGGVLHIEDGVPSPTLAELRMRGHVIEPEAVGAYGGYQAIFRDPVTGLYCGATEKRKDGCAVGY, translated from the coding sequence ATGGTCCCGAGACTTCCAGCGTCCCCGGAGCCCGCCGGGCGGGGCGCCGCCGGCGCGTCGCGGCCGGCGCAGCCCGCCTTCACGCGCCTCGCGCCGGCGTTTGCCGCCGCGTCCGCCTTCACGCGCCTCGCACTGACGTTTGCCGCAGCGGCCGCCTTTGCCGCACCCGCGCACGCCGAGCCCGAGGGCCGCGGCGTCGCCAGTCGCAGCGTGGTGTGGGCCCGCCACGGCATGGTGTGCGCGGCGCAGCCGCTGGCTGCGCAGGCGGGGCTGCAGATCCTGCGTGAAGGCGGGAGCGCCGCGGATGCCGCGATCGCCACCAACGCCTGCCTGGCGCTGATGGAGCCCACCTCGTGCGGACTGGGCGGCGACCTGTTCGCCATCCTGTGGGACCCGAAGCTGAACAAGGTGGTGGGACTGAATGCCTCCGGCCGCGCGCCGCTGGGGCTCAAGGCCTCGATGGTCCCGCCCGACAGCGAGGGCACCGTCCCGCTGCGCTCCCCGTACGCCTGGACCGTTCCCGGGTGCGCCGACGGCTGGTTCGAGTTGCACGCGCGCTACGGCAGGCTGCCGATGGAGCGCGTGCTGGCCGCGGCCATCCAGTACGCGGAGGAGGGTTTCCCCCTCTCCCCGGTGATCGCTTCCGACTGGCTGCGCTCCACGCGCGTGTTCAAGGACAAGCCCGGTTTCGCCGAGGTGTTCATGCCCGGCGGCCAGTCGCCGCGGGAAGGACAGCTGTTCCGGAACCCGGCGCTGGCGAAGACGCTGCGCCTGCTGGCCACGGGCGGGCGCGACGCGTACTACAAGGGTCCGGTGGCCGAGGCGCTGGTGCGCTACTCGAAGGCCAACGGCGGGTTCTTCGCGAGCGAGGACTTCGAGCGCCACCACTCCACATGGGACGAGCCCATCTCCACCGGCTACCGCGGCGTAACGGTGTGGGAGCTGCCCCCCAATTCGCAGGGGCTCGCGGCGCTGCAGCTGCTGAACATACTGGAGAACTTCAACCTGAGGCACCTGGGCCGCGACAACCCGGACTTCTGGCACATCTTCGTCGAGGCCAAGAAGCTGGCCTTCGCCGACCGCGCGCGCTACTACGCGGACCCGGCCTTCGTGAAGCTCCCGGTGGACTCGTTGCTGTCCAAGGCCTACGCGCGCGGGCGTGCCGCGAAGATCGACATGCGGCACGCCGCGCAGGGAGATACCGCGGGCGACCCGGCCGCGCTGGGACGCCGGGAGACCACATACCTGTGCGCCGCCGACGACAGCGGCCTGATGGTGTCGCTGATCCAGAGCAACTACACCGGCTTCGGTTCCGGCTACGTGGTGCCCGAGCTGGGCTTCGGCATCCAGAACCGGGGGGCGCTGTTCTCGCTGCACCAGGGCCACCCCAACTACCTGGAGCCGGGCAAGCGGCCGTTCCAGACCATCATCCCCGCGTTCGCCACGGCGAACGGCAAGCCGTTGATGGCCTTCGGGGTGATGGGTGGCGACATGCAGCCGCAGGGTCACGCGCAGGTGATCGTGAACCTGATCGACTTCTCCATGAACCTGCAGGAGGCCGGCGACGCGCCGCGCTTCCACCACACCGATTCCTCGGAGCCCACCGGCACGGTCATGAGGAAGGGCGGGGTGCTCCACATCGAGGACGGGGTGCCCTCACCGACTCTGGCGGAGCTGCGCATGCGCGGGCACGTCATCGAGCCGGAGGCCGTGGGGGCGTATGGCGGTTACCAGGCCATCTTCCGCGACCCGGTCACGGGGCTGTACTGCGGGGCCACGGAGAAGCGCAAGGACGGCTGCGCGGTGGGCTACTAG
- a CDS encoding outer membrane beta-barrel protein: MSVQLTRSVRGACVVLALTFGAAGPAVAAEVIPSLHLTRETGQDAVRLSGGLAVRGPVVRGVLDTELGIAYRQDLYEGGDVRVHSWPITASLWFRPQRALYVGGGLGWYNTTVEYPYSHYADETTQRVGVHLGGGVRVPLSREVSMDLGGRYVFRQHGHGALLPHDFEADSWTTTLGVAVRF, encoded by the coding sequence ATGAGCGTCCAATTGACACGAAGCGTCCGCGGGGCCTGCGTGGTGCTGGCCCTGACGTTCGGAGCGGCCGGCCCCGCGGTCGCCGCGGAAGTGATTCCCTCGCTGCACCTGACCCGCGAGACCGGCCAGGATGCCGTGAGGCTGTCCGGGGGCCTCGCGGTGCGCGGGCCGGTCGTGCGGGGCGTGCTGGACACGGAACTCGGCATCGCGTATCGGCAGGATCTCTACGAGGGTGGGGACGTGCGTGTGCACAGCTGGCCCATCACCGCCTCGCTGTGGTTCCGCCCCCAGCGGGCGCTGTACGTGGGCGGAGGACTCGGGTGGTACAACACCACCGTCGAGTATCCCTACAGCCACTACGCCGACGAGACCACGCAGCGCGTGGGGGTGCACCTGGGCGGCGGCGTGCGCGTGCCGCTGAGCCGCGAGGTGTCCATGGACCTGGGCGGGCGCTACGTGTTCCGGCAGCACGGGCACGGCGCGCTGCTGCCGCACGACTTCGAGGCCGACTCCTGGACCACCACGCTGGGGGTGGCGGTGCGATTCTGA
- a CDS encoding tetratricopeptide repeat protein, with product MDSVFRVALAALCGYALLLLWVNLGLHVTPFYAVETDLLGDYIPAARDLLGGRMQAAQYAFKGFGYPLLLATFSFPCGGDFYLAARVLNVAAALAGAWCSFLLIRRFLGPGVGLAVLLGLAVNPVYLRAAVEAGTDLPTFALSIAATHLVLQGRGSRAVAAAGLLSGFAIITRYNAAFLVPAAAAVLLARPPRLPRLAAYAAGLAVSVVPWLVTNQALTGNAFTNENWQNVARDIYGRDTNWDAFWKIAAGQFHSLRDVALYDPRLFFSRLGANMATHWLQDIHRLLPVWLGVPALAGLALCWWRRRGWPGMLGHFALGYLSLVSVFYGPRFFLYLLPFYLSGAGALVLMWSPGRPAAVRSPGRSAPAGAAVPAVAGRAWLPALRWVLLAGLLAPSGARAWADIQALLADAPHEVRVGGELLRSLGRPGETVMARKPHVAYFAGMNYVELPAAADIFELVQAARASGAGYLFYSGVEKHLRPQFDLLEDRDVRLPGLAQVAARSLPRGRSFTIYRFTDEPVTESQMQAPLAEALERHVAGRPGLAAPRLVLSGQLMAMGRFREALGHLAVADSLSPGAPRVIAFQAHAHLCLGEYEAAARYCEKGLRMGQAAGLFHDELGTVRLAQRRPAEAREHFQAAVALEPANIEYRVRLGIACLELGDLASAARELEAGLASSPDAAPARYFAARCRLRMGDRARALQLIEGRHRPGAQLFPPLEALADSVRRGLLPQPG from the coding sequence TTGGATTCCGTCTTCCGCGTGGCCCTGGCCGCGCTGTGCGGCTACGCGCTGCTGCTGCTGTGGGTGAACCTGGGGCTGCACGTCACCCCGTTCTACGCCGTCGAGACGGACCTGCTCGGCGACTACATCCCCGCCGCGCGCGACCTGCTGGGCGGCCGCATGCAGGCCGCGCAGTACGCCTTCAAGGGCTTCGGCTACCCGCTGTTGCTGGCCACGTTCTCCTTCCCCTGCGGCGGGGACTTCTACCTGGCCGCGCGGGTTCTGAACGTGGCCGCCGCACTCGCGGGCGCCTGGTGCTCATTCCTGTTGATCCGCCGCTTTCTCGGCCCGGGGGTGGGTCTGGCCGTGCTGCTGGGCCTGGCGGTCAATCCCGTCTACCTGCGCGCCGCGGTGGAGGCGGGCACCGACCTGCCGACCTTCGCGCTGTCCATCGCCGCGACGCACCTGGTGCTGCAGGGTCGTGGCAGCCGCGCCGTGGCCGCGGCCGGCCTCCTGTCCGGCTTTGCGATCATCACCCGGTACAACGCCGCGTTCCTGGTGCCGGCCGCGGCGGCGGTGTTGCTGGCCCGGCCCCCGCGGCTGCCGCGGCTGGCGGCGTACGCCGCGGGCCTGGCGGTGTCGGTGGTGCCGTGGCTGGTCACCAACCAGGCGCTGACCGGCAATGCGTTCACCAACGAGAACTGGCAGAACGTGGCCCGGGACATCTACGGCCGGGACACCAACTGGGACGCGTTCTGGAAGATCGCCGCCGGCCAGTTTCATTCACTGCGCGACGTGGCCCTGTACGACCCGCGGCTCTTCTTCTCGCGCCTGGGCGCGAACATGGCCACGCACTGGCTGCAGGATATCCACAGGCTGCTCCCGGTGTGGCTGGGTGTGCCGGCGCTCGCCGGTCTGGCCCTGTGCTGGTGGCGCCGTCGGGGCTGGCCGGGGATGCTGGGGCACTTCGCGCTGGGCTACCTGTCGCTGGTGAGCGTCTTCTACGGGCCGCGCTTCTTCCTGTACCTGCTGCCGTTCTATCTCTCCGGCGCCGGCGCGCTGGTGTTGATGTGGTCACCCGGGCGCCCTGCCGCGGTGCGGAGCCCCGGGCGCTCCGCACCGGCCGGAGCCGCCGTTCCCGCCGTGGCCGGCCGTGCATGGCTCCCGGCGCTCCGCTGGGTCCTGCTGGCGGGGTTGCTGGCGCCTTCGGGCGCGCGCGCGTGGGCCGACATCCAGGCGCTGCTGGCGGACGCACCGCACGAAGTGCGCGTGGGCGGGGAACTGCTGCGCTCCCTGGGCCGTCCCGGTGAGACCGTCATGGCGAGGAAGCCGCACGTGGCCTACTTCGCGGGAATGAACTACGTGGAGCTCCCGGCCGCCGCCGACATCTTCGAGCTGGTGCAGGCCGCGCGCGCCTCGGGTGCCGGCTATCTCTTCTACTCCGGCGTGGAGAAGCACCTGCGACCCCAGTTCGACCTGCTGGAGGATCGCGACGTGCGCCTGCCGGGGCTGGCACAGGTGGCCGCCCGCAGCCTTCCGCGCGGCCGTTCCTTCACCATCTACCGCTTCACGGACGAGCCGGTCACCGAGAGCCAGATGCAGGCCCCGCTGGCGGAGGCCCTGGAGCGCCACGTGGCCGGGCGACCCGGGCTCGCGGCCCCGCGATTGGTCCTCAGCGGACAGCTGATGGCCATGGGCCGCTTCCGCGAGGCGCTGGGCCATCTCGCGGTCGCGGACAGCCTCTCGCCCGGCGCCCCGCGGGTCATCGCGTTCCAGGCCCACGCGCACCTGTGCCTGGGCGAATACGAGGCGGCCGCGCGGTACTGTGAGAAGGGCCTGCGGATGGGGCAGGCGGCGGGATTGTTTCACGACGAGCTGGGCACGGTGCGCCTGGCGCAGCGGCGCCCCGCGGAGGCCCGGGAGCACTTCCAGGCCGCCGTGGCCCTCGAGCCGGCCAACATCGAGTACCGCGTGCGCCTTGGGATCGCGTGCCTGGAGCTGGGGGACCTGGCATCGGCCGCGCGCGAGCTAGAAGCCGGCCTGGCCTCCAGCCCGGACGCGGCGCCCGCGAGGTACTTCGCCGCGCGGTGCAGGCTGCGGATGGGAGATCGCGCGCGGGCGCTGCAGCTGATCGAGGGCCGCCACCGGCCCGGGGCGCAGCTGTTTCCGCCGCTCGAGGCCCTGGCCGACTCGGTCCGCCGCGGGTTGCTCCCGCAGCCCGGTTGA
- the tkt gene encoding transketolase encodes MSQASPNPVVPADPSLEQRCVNALRFLAVDGVEAARSGHPGMPMGAADMAFVLWSEFLRHDPQAADWPDRDRFVLSAGHGSMLIYSLLHLFGYPVTLQDLRNFRQWGSRTPGHPERGHTVGVETTTGPLGQGFAHGVGMALASKMLGARFNRPDFAPFTHRVFGIVSDGDLMEGVSSEAASLAGHWGLGNLVYLYDRNHISIEGDTSLAFGEDVAVRFLAFGWQVLRVDGHDRAGVRGALASAVADTSRPSLIVARTHIGYGSPGKQDSHEAHGAPLGPEETKRAKANLGWPEEPPFHVPADVRAFFAGRARDGGTRRERWQEGLGRWAGAHPDLAEGLAAHLQLRVPADLDARLVEGMDQDAATRQHSQAVIQKISAEVPALVGGSADLDPSTLTWIRGSTAVGLGEGEARFAGRCFHFGIREHAMGAIVNGLALGGAFLPYGSSFLVFTDYARPAIRLSALMKVRSTWVFTHDSIFLGEDGPTHQPVEHLASLRAMPGLRVWRPADGLETAMSWAWCMQRADGPNLLALSRQKTGVLRRPEGFDRRDVWRGGYVARRERGPRPDAVIVATGSEVSLAVQAAERLAGPAAQAPAGGTAGGGPAAGPLDVRVVSMPCVENWREQDAAWRDSVLPPGIPRVSLEAAVTFGWSEVLGAGSLCLGLDRFGASAPLADLQQHFGFTPQLVAERIRAFVATVAPGPGR; translated from the coding sequence GTGAGCCAGGCCAGCCCGAATCCTGTCGTCCCTGCCGACCCCTCCCTGGAGCAGCGCTGCGTGAACGCCCTGCGCTTCCTCGCCGTGGACGGAGTGGAGGCCGCCCGGTCGGGGCATCCCGGCATGCCCATGGGCGCGGCCGACATGGCGTTCGTGCTGTGGAGCGAATTCCTGCGCCACGACCCGCAGGCGGCCGACTGGCCCGACCGTGACCGCTTCGTGCTCTCCGCGGGCCACGGCAGTATGCTGATCTACTCGCTGTTGCACCTCTTCGGCTACCCGGTGACGCTGCAAGATCTCCGGAATTTCCGCCAGTGGGGCAGCCGCACGCCCGGCCACCCGGAGCGTGGCCACACCGTGGGCGTGGAGACCACCACCGGTCCCCTGGGGCAGGGTTTCGCGCACGGCGTGGGCATGGCGCTGGCCTCGAAGATGCTGGGCGCGCGCTTCAACCGGCCCGACTTCGCGCCCTTCACCCACCGGGTGTTCGGGATCGTGAGCGACGGCGACCTCATGGAGGGCGTCTCCTCCGAGGCCGCATCGCTGGCCGGCCACTGGGGGCTGGGGAACCTGGTCTATCTCTACGACCGTAACCACATCAGCATCGAGGGCGACACCTCGCTGGCCTTCGGCGAGGACGTGGCGGTGCGGTTCCTGGCCTTCGGCTGGCAGGTGCTGCGCGTGGACGGCCACGACCGCGCCGGGGTGCGCGGGGCGCTGGCGTCCGCGGTGGCCGACACCTCGAGGCCCAGCCTGATCGTGGCGCGCACCCATATCGGCTACGGCAGCCCCGGCAAGCAGGACTCGCACGAGGCGCACGGCGCGCCGCTGGGCCCGGAGGAGACGAAGCGGGCCAAGGCGAACCTGGGCTGGCCGGAAGAGCCGCCCTTCCACGTGCCCGCCGACGTGCGCGCGTTCTTCGCGGGGCGCGCCCGGGACGGCGGCACCCGGCGCGAGCGGTGGCAGGAGGGCCTGGGCCGCTGGGCCGGGGCCCACCCGGACCTCGCCGAGGGCCTGGCCGCGCACCTGCAGCTGCGCGTGCCGGCGGACCTGGATGCGCGGCTGGTGGAGGGTATGGACCAGGACGCCGCCACCCGCCAGCACTCACAGGCGGTGATCCAGAAGATCTCCGCGGAGGTGCCCGCGCTGGTGGGCGGCTCGGCGGACCTGGATCCTTCCACGCTGACCTGGATCCGGGGCTCCACGGCGGTGGGCCTGGGGGAGGGCGAGGCGCGCTTCGCGGGACGCTGCTTCCACTTCGGCATCCGCGAGCACGCCATGGGCGCCATCGTGAACGGGCTGGCCCTGGGCGGGGCCTTCCTGCCGTACGGCTCCAGCTTCCTGGTGTTCACCGATTACGCCCGCCCCGCCATCCGGCTCTCGGCGCTGATGAAGGTGCGGAGCACCTGGGTGTTCACCCACGACAGCATCTTCCTGGGCGAGGACGGTCCCACGCACCAGCCGGTGGAGCACCTGGCTTCGCTGCGGGCCATGCCCGGGCTGCGCGTGTGGCGGCCCGCGGACGGGCTGGAGACGGCGATGAGCTGGGCCTGGTGCATGCAGCGCGCGGACGGGCCCAATCTACTGGCGCTGTCGCGCCAGAAGACGGGCGTGCTGCGCCGCCCGGAGGGCTTCGACCGCCGCGACGTGTGGCGTGGCGGCTACGTGGCGCGCCGCGAGCGCGGGCCGCGGCCGGACGCGGTGATCGTGGCCACCGGCTCGGAGGTGAGCCTCGCGGTCCAGGCGGCCGAGCGGCTGGCCGGGCCGGCCGCGCAGGCTCCCGCCGGGGGCACTGCGGGCGGAGGCCCGGCCGCGGGGCCCCTGGATGTCCGCGTGGTGTCCATGCCGTGCGTGGAGAACTGGCGGGAACAGGATGCCGCGTGGCGCGATTCGGTGCTGCCTCCGGGCATCCCGCGCGTCTCGCTGGAGGCCGCGGTCACCTTCGGATGGAGCGAGGTGCTGGGCGCGGGCTCGCTGTGCCTGGGCCTCGACCGCTTCGGAGCCTCGGCGCCGCTGGCCGATCTTCAGCAGCACTTCGGATTCACTCCACAACTGGTGGCGGAGCGGATCCGCGCGTTCGTGGCCACCGTGGCGCCCGGCCCCGGACGCTGA
- the pgl gene encoding 6-phosphogluconolactonase, with product MATRFPIWVGSIPEAVAGEAERRFIEALRAAPGPFSVALSGGRTPRRFGERLAESYELTPVDWAPVHLFQVDERCVPPEHQASNYRMLQESLLARAPLPASRIHRLRGELPPPRAAWLAESEWRDLYPDGTEWPDLDFVVLGMGADGHTASLFPGTSALEEGERWVVENYVPQMDGWRLTLTFPVLERARAGVVLVTGEDKTETLVHVMNPALELDLPICRLLRANPRLLFLADRDAAYGLDLPPDPLDELDVEDLG from the coding sequence ATGGCGACCCGATTCCCGATCTGGGTGGGCAGCATCCCGGAGGCGGTGGCCGGCGAGGCCGAGCGCCGCTTCATCGAGGCGCTGCGAGCCGCCCCCGGGCCGTTCAGCGTGGCGCTCTCCGGCGGTCGCACGCCGCGGCGCTTCGGCGAGCGGCTGGCCGAGAGCTACGAGCTCACCCCCGTGGACTGGGCCCCGGTGCACCTGTTCCAGGTGGACGAGCGCTGCGTGCCGCCCGAGCACCAGGCCAGCAACTACCGGATGCTGCAGGAGTCGCTGCTGGCGCGCGCGCCGTTGCCCGCCTCCCGCATCCACAGGCTGCGCGGCGAGCTCCCGCCGCCGCGCGCGGCGTGGCTGGCGGAGAGCGAATGGCGCGACCTGTACCCGGACGGCACCGAGTGGCCCGACCTCGACTTCGTGGTGCTGGGGATGGGCGCCGACGGTCACACCGCCTCGCTGTTTCCCGGGACGTCCGCGCTGGAGGAAGGGGAGCGCTGGGTGGTGGAGAACTACGTGCCGCAGATGGACGGCTGGCGCCTGACGCTCACCTTCCCGGTGCTGGAGCGCGCGCGGGCCGGGGTGGTGCTGGTCACCGGCGAGGACAAGACCGAGACGCTGGTGCACGTGATGAACCCCGCCCTGGAGCTGGACCTGCCGATCTGCCGGCTGCTGCGGGCCAATCCGCGGCTGCTGTTCCTGGCCGACCGCGACGCCGCGTACGGGCTGGACCTGCCGCCGGACCCGCTGGACGAACTGGACGTGGAGGACCTGGGATGA
- the glk gene encoding glucokinase, producing the protein MILVAGDVGGTKTLLRAVSAAQGRHEELLERRYESGAYAGFADLLGDFLGRLDGRASHAAFGVAGPVIDGECHATNLPWTLGERQLASALGLQRVRLVNDFVAAARGVLLLVPGDTVALQQGQADAGGTVGVLGAGTGLGEAIVASHEGRRFVVPTEGGHGDFAPRTDEEIELLRFLRARHGRVSYERLLSGPGIHNIYEFVRARGRHPESVAVAAAMAAGDPAAAISGFDGPSGDPLCREALDLFVTIYGAEAGNVALRMLATGGVYVAGGIAPRMAARFQDGRFLEAFLGKGRYRTLLERVPVHLVTNTRVGLLGAMALAEEFAREGSTP; encoded by the coding sequence ATGATCCTCGTCGCGGGCGACGTGGGCGGGACCAAGACGCTGTTGCGCGCGGTGAGCGCGGCGCAGGGGCGGCACGAGGAGTTGCTGGAGCGGCGCTACGAGAGCGGCGCCTACGCCGGCTTCGCCGACCTGCTGGGTGATTTCCTGGGCCGACTGGACGGGCGCGCCTCGCACGCCGCCTTTGGCGTGGCCGGCCCGGTGATCGACGGCGAGTGCCACGCCACCAACCTGCCGTGGACGCTGGGCGAGCGGCAGCTGGCTTCGGCGCTGGGCCTGCAGCGCGTGCGGCTGGTGAATGACTTCGTGGCCGCCGCGCGGGGAGTGCTGCTCCTGGTCCCGGGGGACACCGTGGCGCTGCAGCAGGGCCAGGCCGACGCGGGCGGCACCGTGGGGGTGCTCGGCGCGGGCACGGGCCTGGGCGAGGCCATCGTGGCCAGTCACGAGGGCCGGCGCTTCGTCGTGCCCACCGAGGGAGGTCACGGCGACTTTGCGCCGCGCACCGACGAGGAGATCGAGCTGCTGAGATTCCTCCGCGCCCGCCACGGGCGCGTCTCCTACGAGCGGCTGCTCTCGGGGCCGGGCATCCACAACATCTACGAGTTCGTGCGCGCGCGCGGGCGTCACCCGGAGTCGGTCGCGGTGGCCGCGGCCATGGCGGCGGGCGATCCCGCCGCGGCCATCTCCGGCTTCGACGGGCCCTCGGGCGATCCTCTGTGCCGCGAGGCGCTGGACCTGTTCGTCACCATCTACGGGGCGGAGGCGGGCAACGTGGCGCTCCGGATGCTGGCCACCGGCGGCGTGTACGTGGCCGGCGGTATCGCGCCGCGCATGGCGGCGCGCTTCCAGGACGGCCGCTTCCTGGAGGCATTCCTGGGCAAGGGCCGCTACCGCACCCTGCTGGAGCGCGTGCCCGTGCACCTGGTCACCAACACCCGCGTGGGGCTCCTGGGCGCGATGGCCCTCGCGGAAGAGTTCGCCCGGGAGGGAAGCACACCGTGA
- a CDS encoding glucose-6-phosphate dehydrogenase assembly protein OpcA, with product MTSGALRPLVEGGRKPVDVAAIEAELAALWRSAADPDAGGAVTRACLWNVVAHSQDGVEADRLHEALARLSAALPSRVVLVRTDAGAPEEHIDAWIAANCHLGEGGRGHVCTEEIVVAARGRTMSELPSLVRSLLAPDVPSVLLWPGPPSIAGRHLAEWLGVADRFVFDSAAFGPGPELGGLLAVVRSLARPPALGDLNWRRLRPWRVMTARAYDRPGLREALQDADTLTVRAPAGGLPRAAALFAAWFATRLGRPVSRGNFAGLRGGPVRVVPEDAPEIPGRPGRIVSIEFRAGQRSVEFAREGPDVVVRTSGPGMTVSPLREPTRGADLVMLLASELDDYCGDPLLAAALPAAATLVE from the coding sequence ATGACCTCCGGGGCGCTGCGGCCGCTGGTCGAGGGCGGGCGAAAGCCCGTGGACGTGGCGGCCATCGAGGCCGAGCTGGCGGCGCTGTGGCGCAGCGCGGCCGATCCCGACGCCGGCGGCGCGGTCACGCGCGCCTGCCTGTGGAACGTGGTGGCACACTCGCAGGACGGGGTGGAGGCCGACCGGCTGCACGAGGCCCTCGCGCGGCTCAGCGCGGCGCTGCCCTCCCGTGTGGTGCTGGTGCGCACCGACGCCGGCGCGCCGGAGGAGCACATCGACGCCTGGATCGCCGCCAACTGTCACCTCGGCGAGGGCGGGCGCGGCCACGTGTGCACCGAGGAGATCGTCGTGGCCGCGCGCGGACGCACCATGTCCGAGCTGCCCAGCCTGGTGCGCTCGCTGCTGGCCCCGGACGTTCCCTCGGTGCTGTTGTGGCCCGGGCCGCCCTCGATCGCCGGGCGGCACCTCGCGGAGTGGCTCGGGGTGGCCGACCGGTTCGTGTTCGACAGCGCCGCGTTCGGGCCGGGGCCGGAATTGGGCGGGCTGCTCGCCGTTGTCCGCAGCCTGGCACGCCCGCCGGCCCTGGGCGACCTCAACTGGCGGCGGCTGCGCCCGTGGCGGGTGATGACCGCGCGGGCCTACGACCGGCCCGGCCTGCGCGAGGCGCTCCAGGACGCCGACACGCTCACGGTGCGCGCCCCCGCGGGAGGCCTGCCGCGCGCTGCCGCGCTGTTCGCGGCGTGGTTCGCCACGCGCCTGGGCCGTCCGGTCTCGCGCGGGAACTTCGCCGGCTTGCGCGGCGGGCCGGTGCGCGTGGTGCCCGAGGATGCTCCGGAGATCCCCGGCCGGCCGGGCAGGATCGTGTCCATCGAGTTCCGGGCCGGGCAGCGGAGCGTGGAGTTCGCGCGGGAGGGCCCGGACGTGGTGGTGCGAACCTCGGGACCGGGCATGACGGTTTCTCCGCTGCGCGAGCCGACCCGCGGCGCGGACCTGGTCATGCTGCTGGCCTCCGAGCTGGACGACTACTGCGGCGACCCGCTGCTGGCCGCGGCACTCCCGGCCGCGGCGACGCTGGTCGAGTGA